One genomic segment of Desmodus rotundus isolate HL8 chromosome 5, HLdesRot8A.1, whole genome shotgun sequence includes these proteins:
- the CD3D gene encoding T-cell surface glycoprotein CD3 delta chain isoform X2 gives MEHSRFLASLILAALLSQVSPGHKVVEELEDKVILNCNGSITWLRGTKGKSFSDNKILDLGKRILDPRGLYECNVTSEKGIKTSTVQVYYRMCQNCVELDSATLAGIIVTDVIATLLLALGVYCFAGHETGRLSRTADTQALLRNDQLYQPLRDRNDAQYSRLGENWPRNKRTQD, from the exons ATGGAACACAGCAGATTTCTGGCTAGTCTGATACTGGCTGCCCTTCTCTCCCAAG TGAGCCCTGGGCATAAAGTCGTGGAGGAACTTGAGGACAAAGTGATTTTGAATTGCAATGGCAGCATCACATGGCTAAGGGGAACGAAGGGGAAGTCGTTCTCAGACAATAAAATTCTGGACTTGGGAAAACGCATCCTGGACCCACGGGGATTGTATGAGTGCAATGTGACATCCGAAAAAGGCATCAAAACATCTACTGTGCAAGTATATTATCGAA TGTGCCAGAACTGTGTGGAGCTGGACTCAGCTACCCTGGCAGGCATTATTGTCACTGATGTCATTGCCACTCTACTCCTTGCTTTGGGAGTCTACTGCTTTGCTGGACATGAGACTGGAAGGCTCTCTAGGA CTGCTGACACTCAAGCTCTATTGAGGAATGACCAACTCTATCAG CCCCTCAGAGATCGGAATGATGCTCAGTACAGTCGTCTTGGTGAAAACTGGCCTCGGAACAAGCGAACCCAAGACTGA
- the CD3D gene encoding T-cell surface glycoprotein CD3 delta chain isoform X1, with protein sequence MEHSRFLASLILAALLSQGKASPVSPGHKVVEELEDKVILNCNGSITWLRGTKGKSFSDNKILDLGKRILDPRGLYECNVTSEKGIKTSTVQVYYRMCQNCVELDSATLAGIIVTDVIATLLLALGVYCFAGHETGRLSRTADTQALLRNDQLYQPLRDRNDAQYSRLGENWPRNKRTQD encoded by the exons ATGGAACACAGCAGATTTCTGGCTAGTCTGATACTGGCTGCCCTTCTCTCCCAAGGCAAGGCTTCTCCAG TGAGCCCTGGGCATAAAGTCGTGGAGGAACTTGAGGACAAAGTGATTTTGAATTGCAATGGCAGCATCACATGGCTAAGGGGAACGAAGGGGAAGTCGTTCTCAGACAATAAAATTCTGGACTTGGGAAAACGCATCCTGGACCCACGGGGATTGTATGAGTGCAATGTGACATCCGAAAAAGGCATCAAAACATCTACTGTGCAAGTATATTATCGAA TGTGCCAGAACTGTGTGGAGCTGGACTCAGCTACCCTGGCAGGCATTATTGTCACTGATGTCATTGCCACTCTACTCCTTGCTTTGGGAGTCTACTGCTTTGCTGGACATGAGACTGGAAGGCTCTCTAGGA CTGCTGACACTCAAGCTCTATTGAGGAATGACCAACTCTATCAG CCCCTCAGAGATCGGAATGATGCTCAGTACAGTCGTCTTGGTGAAAACTGGCCTCGGAACAAGCGAACCCAAGACTGA
- the CD3D gene encoding T-cell surface glycoprotein CD3 delta chain isoform X3, with amino-acid sequence MEHSRFLASLILAALLSQVSPGHKVVEELEDKVILNCNGSITWLRGTKGKSFSDNKILDLGKRILDPRGLYECNVTSEKGIKTSTVQVYYRTADTQALLRNDQLYQPLRDRNDAQYSRLGENWPRNKRTQD; translated from the exons ATGGAACACAGCAGATTTCTGGCTAGTCTGATACTGGCTGCCCTTCTCTCCCAAG TGAGCCCTGGGCATAAAGTCGTGGAGGAACTTGAGGACAAAGTGATTTTGAATTGCAATGGCAGCATCACATGGCTAAGGGGAACGAAGGGGAAGTCGTTCTCAGACAATAAAATTCTGGACTTGGGAAAACGCATCCTGGACCCACGGGGATTGTATGAGTGCAATGTGACATCCGAAAAAGGCATCAAAACATCTACTGTGCAAGTATATTATCGAA CTGCTGACACTCAAGCTCTATTGAGGAATGACCAACTCTATCAG CCCCTCAGAGATCGGAATGATGCTCAGTACAGTCGTCTTGGTGAAAACTGGCCTCGGAACAAGCGAACCCAAGACTGA
- the CD3E gene encoding T-cell surface glycoprotein CD3 epsilon chain isoform X2, which yields MIRGNAQSSFIRTSYKVSISGTTVVLTCPKNLVSETISWEHNGEPKTEQGDDLILEDFSEMKDSGYYACQSTSTSEKYHNYLYLKAKVCENCMEVDLAAVAAIIIVDICITLGLLLLVYYWSKNRKTKAKPVTRGVGAGSRPGGQNKERPPPVPNPDYEPIRKGQRDLYSGLNQRGT from the exons CATATAAAGTCTCCATCTCTGGAACTACGGTAGTGCTGACGTGCCCTAAGAATCTTGTATCTGAAACAATAAGTTGGGAACACAATGGTGAACCAAAGACTGAACAAGGGGATGACCTAATACTAGAAgatttttcagaaatgaaagacagcGGTTATTATGCCTGCCAGAGTACAAGCACCTCGGAGAAGTATCACAATTATCTCTACCTAAAAGCAAAAG TGTGTGAGAACTGCATGGAAGTGGATCTGGCAGCAGTAGCTGCAATCATCATAGTCGATATCTGCATTACCCTGGGCTTGCTACTGCTGGTGTATTACTGGAGTAAGAATAGAAAGACCAAGGCCAAACCTGTGACCAGAGGAGTAGGTGCTGGCAGCAGGCCAGGTG GACAAAACAAGGAGAGGCCACCACCTGTTCCCAATCCAGACTATGAG CCCATCCGGAAAGGCCAGCGGGATCTGTATTCTGGACTGAATCAGAGAGGCACCTGA